Proteins found in one Sporosarcina jeotgali genomic segment:
- a CDS encoding DNA internalization-related competence protein ComEC/Rec2: MYWTISVAVSALAAYGTAELLWLNLLLIPLILTSKKDFPNLFILLAISSLSFWHFQNYISMHTPVPVDDSITRSMKWTETVKIDGGKVKGFAVDSTGIPYYVLYTIQTEEEKNRLLKISLAGREITVHGTVELPEPPAHEFSFNMSSYLRMNGAAYLFRSTEMAVHEKENRLSSRLTERRAAVKSHIERVFPASLQTEAEALLIGDRSGMDAELSSVYRTLGITHLFAISGLHVGLLTVMMRITAKRLRIRMETIDTMLLFLLPCYALLAGGAPSVWRAVSVTMLLLLSASGRLKLKMDNALALSALGFILLKPYVLYQPGFQLSYIAALSLLYSAKYLQKQQSALLISASVTAITQIALAPILLVHFFELSLSSFLVNLLYVPLYSLIILPSNIVLLVVSLLSKTAAGPLFFIYEPFRTIVAFLTTWMAGVPGQVWIAGRPGTVWLIVMVISIACAFIVVERWNRKLTGLVIVLIPAILIQVKPYLDPNTYVSFLDVGQGDSIVIELGYRKGVYVIDTGGTVSIGPPTWKTPEHPFEVGRQIVVPYLKGKGISKIDKLIISHAHDDHMGGAHEVLQELRVKEVHAPAGSFSEENMVPVLTEANRQKTQVLSRIAGDEWSRGQTKFTYLSPFDDNYSHNDSSLVLLMKNDYGYLLLTGDLEREGEQKVIRKYGQSKLSPLILKIGHHGSKTSTTQEFLDFLQPDIAVISVGRTNRYGHPNEEVLARLHAQNVKVFQTGEHGTVIFEMDGRKVKKTISR, from the coding sequence ATGTACTGGACAATCTCAGTAGCCGTATCAGCGCTGGCTGCATACGGTACTGCTGAATTGTTATGGCTTAACCTTCTTTTAATCCCCCTCATTTTGACAAGTAAAAAAGACTTCCCCAATTTATTTATTCTACTGGCAATTAGTTCGCTTTCCTTTTGGCATTTCCAAAATTATATTTCAATGCATACGCCTGTCCCTGTAGATGATTCAATCACCCGGTCTATGAAATGGACAGAGACAGTTAAGATTGATGGAGGAAAAGTGAAAGGTTTTGCTGTAGATTCAACAGGCATTCCTTATTACGTCCTATATACCATTCAAACTGAAGAAGAAAAAAATCGTCTGTTGAAGATTTCCTTAGCGGGAAGGGAAATAACTGTGCATGGTACGGTTGAATTGCCAGAACCGCCAGCTCATGAGTTTTCTTTTAATATGAGTTCTTATCTGCGCATGAATGGTGCGGCCTATCTCTTTCGCTCAACTGAAATGGCTGTCCATGAAAAGGAGAATCGACTATCATCTCGTTTAACCGAGAGACGTGCAGCAGTAAAGAGTCATATTGAACGAGTTTTTCCTGCATCCTTGCAAACCGAAGCGGAAGCATTGCTGATTGGTGATCGCAGTGGAATGGATGCGGAACTTTCTTCGGTATACAGGACGCTGGGAATCACTCATTTGTTCGCAATTTCTGGGCTTCATGTAGGTTTGTTAACGGTTATGATGCGTATAACTGCCAAACGGTTGCGGATCCGTATGGAAACGATTGATACGATGCTGTTGTTCCTATTGCCTTGCTATGCACTGCTCGCAGGAGGTGCCCCTTCAGTCTGGCGTGCTGTCTCTGTTACGATGCTGCTGCTTCTGTCAGCTTCAGGCAGGCTGAAATTGAAAATGGACAACGCGTTGGCGTTGAGCGCATTAGGTTTTATACTCTTAAAGCCATATGTTTTATATCAGCCTGGATTTCAGTTATCTTATATAGCAGCTTTGTCATTGCTTTATTCCGCCAAGTATCTACAGAAACAACAATCGGCTCTTTTAATTTCAGCTAGCGTAACAGCAATCACACAAATTGCATTAGCCCCGATTTTGCTGGTCCACTTCTTCGAGTTATCGCTTTCCTCCTTTCTTGTGAATTTACTGTACGTACCGTTATATTCGTTAATTATTCTTCCAAGTAATATTGTCCTGTTAGTTGTTTCTTTACTTTCTAAAACAGCGGCTGGGCCCCTGTTTTTCATATATGAACCATTTCGAACTATCGTTGCGTTTCTTACAACTTGGATGGCTGGAGTGCCGGGGCAAGTGTGGATTGCAGGAAGACCAGGAACCGTATGGCTGATAGTGATGGTAATAAGTATCGCCTGTGCTTTTATCGTGGTTGAGCGCTGGAATAGGAAACTGACAGGGCTTGTAATTGTCCTTATTCCAGCGATACTGATCCAAGTCAAGCCCTATTTGGATCCTAATACGTATGTTTCCTTTTTAGATGTTGGTCAAGGGGATAGCATAGTTATTGAACTCGGCTATCGAAAAGGCGTATATGTTATTGACACAGGTGGAACTGTTTCCATTGGTCCTCCCACATGGAAAACACCAGAACATCCATTTGAGGTAGGGCGGCAAATTGTCGTTCCCTATTTAAAAGGTAAAGGTATTAGTAAAATTGACAAGCTGATCATTTCCCATGCACACGATGACCATATGGGAGGAGCTCATGAAGTACTGCAAGAACTCCGTGTTAAAGAAGTGCATGCACCTGCTGGGAGTTTTTCAGAAGAGAATATGGTTCCGGTTTTAACAGAAGCAAACCGCCAAAAAACACAAGTTCTAAGCAGGATTGCAGGAGATGAGTGGAGTAGAGGACAAACGAAATTTACTTATTTATCACCATTCGATGACAACTACTCACACAATGACAGTTCACTTGTATTACTAATGAAAAATGATTATGGCTACTTGTTGTTAACGGGTGATTTGGAACGTGAGGGTGAGCAGAAAGTCATTCGGAAATATGGACAGTCAAAACTTTCCCCGCTCATTTTAAAAATTGGCCATCACGGAAGCAAGACATCGACAACACAAGAATTTTTGGATTTCCTGCAGCCGGATATCGCAGTTATTTCCGTTGGCCGTACTAATCGATACGGCCATCCGAATGAAGAGGTCTTAGCTAGACTGCATGCTCAAAACGTGAAGGTGTTTCAAACGGGAGAACATGGGACTGTAATTTTTGAGATGGATGGAAGGAAAGTGAAAAAGACCATATCGAGATAA
- a CDS encoding YqzM family protein: MNEFEKDVQSKRNDLLDSGVGFIVSFVGFSLIWVIATIVEVASR; encoded by the coding sequence ATGAACGAATTCGAAAAGGACGTCCAGTCCAAACGTAATGATCTTCTTGACTCAGGTGTTGGCTTCATTGTATCTTTCGTAGGTTTCTCTTTAATTTGGGTAATTGCTACGATTGTCGAAGTCGCTTCACGCTGA
- the holA gene encoding DNA polymerase III subunit delta, with amino-acid sequence MVSAAWKEIRKNPEQPIYLLTGTESYLLQETLAKIISESPGIEQHDVLNFDLEETSVDRVIEEADTLPFLQDRKVIVAKNASFLKAKERGKEKIEHPIDQLEAWLQDPSPTATVIFTAPYEKLDSRKKITKVMTSNAVVIEANKLTGSDLTVWVQQQGAAFGVTIDREIADYLVETTGENMMQLSSEIEKLAAFLEGAGTVTKEIIDRLVPRSPETEIFRLTDTYIAGNRAQTLAVYHDLLRSGEEPIAMTSLIAGQVRLMLHVGTLKKKGYHQQQIASTLNVHPYRVKLVMNNRNSPSEQRLLRVLNELASIDLKLKSTSGSRERVLELFFMEKL; translated from the coding sequence ATGGTATCAGCAGCATGGAAAGAGATTAGAAAAAATCCAGAACAACCAATTTACTTATTAACTGGAACGGAAAGTTACTTATTGCAGGAGACGTTAGCTAAAATTATTTCCGAAAGCCCCGGGATAGAGCAGCATGATGTCCTTAACTTTGATTTAGAGGAAACCTCCGTTGATCGTGTAATTGAAGAAGCAGACACGCTTCCTTTCTTGCAAGACCGAAAAGTGATTGTGGCTAAAAATGCGTCATTCTTAAAAGCGAAAGAGCGGGGGAAAGAAAAGATTGAGCATCCGATCGACCAGCTGGAGGCTTGGCTGCAAGACCCATCCCCAACTGCGACGGTTATCTTTACAGCGCCATATGAAAAGTTGGACTCTCGTAAAAAAATCACAAAAGTGATGACGTCTAATGCGGTAGTCATTGAAGCGAATAAGTTGACTGGCAGTGACTTGACAGTTTGGGTACAACAGCAAGGGGCGGCGTTCGGAGTAACTATCGATCGGGAAATTGCGGACTACCTGGTGGAAACAACAGGTGAAAATATGATGCAGTTATCAAGCGAAATTGAGAAACTTGCTGCGTTTTTAGAAGGGGCAGGTACGGTAACAAAAGAGATTATTGATCGCTTAGTTCCGAGATCTCCAGAGACTGAAATTTTCAGACTGACGGATACGTATATAGCGGGAAATCGAGCGCAGACGCTGGCGGTGTATCATGATTTGTTGAGAAGCGGAGAAGAACCGATTGCGATGACTTCGTTAATCGCCGGACAAGTCCGACTGATGCTTCACGTGGGGACCCTGAAGAAAAAAGGGTACCATCAGCAGCAAATCGCCAGTACGCTGAATGTGCATCCTTATCGGGTGAAGCTCGTTATGAATAATCGAAACAGTCCTTCTGAACAACGATTGCTGCGAGTGTTAAATGAACTTGCGTCAATCGATTTGAAATTGAAATCCACTTCAGGCAGCCGGGAAAGAGTTCTTGAACTGTTCTTTATGGAAAAGTTGTAA
- the rpsT gene encoding 30S ribosomal protein S20 — MPNIKGAIKRVKQSNAINEQNSRTKSAMRSALRKADVAIDNKADNAEELKRAAIKSLDTAAGKGLIHKNTAARQKARLTKKAL; from the coding sequence ATGCCAAACATTAAAGGTGCAATCAAACGCGTTAAGCAAAGCAACGCGATTAACGAACAAAACTCACGCACAAAGTCTGCAATGCGTTCTGCTTTGCGTAAAGCTGATGTTGCAATCGATAACAAAGCTGACAATGCAGAGGAATTAAAGCGCGCTGCTATTAAATCATTGGACACTGCTGCCGGTAAAGGCCTTATCCATAAAAACACAGCTGCACGTCAAAAAGCACGTCTTACAAAAAAGGCTTTGTAA
- the gpr gene encoding GPR endopeptidase encodes MENYDFYRTDLVVESEEMVRHRTSEEKEKLDESTGIMFNEEKKGRTILTTVVVDEEGEKRIGKKKGTYITLTDPLLHADDHEGLTKLAKSMTSQLKKLTEPLQLNQDSKILFIGLGNKDVTPDAVGPLTMERLNAVVPDYYKEDGADIYVYSPGVTIQTGLETADFIKAVVDVVRPDLLIVIDALAARDSSRLCRTIQLTDTGIHPGSGVGNSRKEVSQESLGVPVVAIGIPTVVDGPVLIADAIDTLFGYMAAKIEEDSKPSSRLSVTPWLHSDTKSADRKNLIPVFGDWASWPHEERVQLFEEVLSNHQLKTFISPKEIDGWVQHYSSALSDSLESWIHSVKESS; translated from the coding sequence ATGGAAAACTACGACTTTTACAGGACGGATTTAGTCGTTGAGAGTGAAGAGATGGTGAGACACCGGACTTCCGAGGAAAAAGAAAAGCTTGATGAGTCAACAGGTATTATGTTCAATGAAGAAAAAAAGGGCAGAACAATTTTAACGACAGTTGTAGTGGATGAGGAAGGAGAGAAACGTATAGGAAAGAAAAAAGGGACGTATATAACGCTGACAGACCCTTTGTTACATGCAGATGATCACGAGGGCTTGACGAAATTAGCGAAATCGATGACATCTCAGCTTAAAAAATTGACGGAACCTTTGCAGCTGAACCAGGATAGCAAGATTTTGTTTATCGGTCTCGGAAACAAAGACGTTACACCCGATGCTGTTGGTCCGCTGACCATGGAACGTCTTAATGCGGTTGTCCCGGACTACTATAAAGAGGATGGCGCTGATATATATGTCTATTCACCTGGCGTAACGATTCAAACCGGTTTGGAAACAGCAGACTTCATCAAAGCCGTAGTTGACGTTGTACGTCCGGATTTACTTATCGTTATTGATGCTTTGGCAGCACGCGACAGTTCAAGGTTATGCCGTACGATCCAACTCACAGACACGGGAATTCATCCGGGATCCGGTGTGGGGAATAGTCGTAAAGAAGTCTCACAGGAATCACTAGGTGTTCCTGTCGTAGCGATAGGAATTCCCACTGTGGTAGATGGACCTGTACTCATTGCGGATGCAATTGATACATTATTTGGATACATGGCTGCTAAAATTGAAGAAGACAGTAAACCGTCTTCAAGATTATCGGTGACCCCATGGCTGCACTCGGATACTAAAAGTGCGGACCGCAAGAATTTAATTCCTGTATTCGGAGACTGGGCATCCTGGCCGCATGAGGAGCGCGTGCAATTGTTTGAAGAAGTCCTGTCCAATCATCAGCTGAAGACGTTTATTTCACCAAAAGAAATTGATGGCTGGGTGCAGCATTATTCGTCTGCATTGTCAGATTCACTTGAGTCTTGGATCCATAGCGTAAAAGAAAGTTCTTGA
- the spoIIP gene encoding stage II sporulation protein P, whose translation MKKTLKIWTLAVLILFLFPILLQLLPAKESDSSSVMLKQKAYIVYASNVLEAPKPTSDKKVLLHFTHSEEAYEPITLATGGKVAVSHKTENISKLGEKLQLQFAAYGIETDILPVDIQKIMAKKGIPYHRSYKAIRPYLQQTLADKTYDIVLDIHRDSLTADRTTVTVDGERYAKVAFVIGKEHKNYTKNYDVAKGLTKQMEARVPGITRNIIVKGGAGVDGKYNQDLHPGFVLVELGGIGNNEEELNRTIAVIAEAAASSFTEE comes from the coding sequence TTGAAAAAAACACTGAAAATCTGGACTCTTGCTGTACTTATCTTATTTCTATTCCCGATCTTGCTTCAATTGCTTCCCGCAAAAGAATCGGACAGTTCTTCAGTAATGCTGAAACAAAAAGCCTACATCGTTTACGCATCGAATGTACTTGAAGCACCGAAACCAACGAGCGACAAGAAGGTCTTACTTCATTTTACGCATTCTGAAGAAGCTTATGAACCAATAACTCTAGCAACAGGAGGAAAAGTTGCAGTCTCTCACAAAACAGAAAACATATCTAAATTAGGCGAGAAACTTCAACTGCAATTTGCAGCATACGGAATAGAGACAGATATATTGCCGGTAGACATTCAAAAGATAATGGCGAAAAAGGGAATTCCTTATCATCGCTCCTATAAAGCGATTCGGCCGTATTTACAACAAACACTTGCAGATAAAACTTATGATATTGTATTGGATATCCATCGTGATTCGTTAACTGCAGACAGAACGACCGTCACAGTGGACGGGGAGCGATACGCGAAAGTAGCATTTGTCATAGGGAAAGAACATAAGAATTATACGAAGAATTATGATGTAGCCAAAGGATTGACTAAGCAAATGGAAGCAAGAGTTCCTGGAATAACCCGCAATATCATTGTTAAAGGCGGTGCGGGTGTGGATGGGAAGTATAATCAGGATCTTCATCCTGGATTTGTTCTGGTGGAACTTGGCGGAATCGGGAATAATGAAGAAGAGTTGAATCGAACGATTGCTGTGATTGCAGAAGCAGCCGCATCGTCATTTACAGAGGAGTAA
- the lepA gene encoding translation elongation factor 4 → MNHQQKLDRQKNIRNFSIIAHIDHGKSTLADRLLEKTETITAREMKSQTLDSMDLERERGITIKLNAVQISYTAKDGEDYTFHLIDTPGHVDFTYEVSRSLAACEGAILVVDAAQGIEAQTLANVYLALDNDLEILPVINKIDLPAADPERVKDEIENVIGIDASEAVLASAKSGIGIEDILEQIVEKVPAPIGDPSAPLKALIFDSHYDQYKGVIVNIRIMEGSVKPGDTIRMMATGKEFEVVDLGVFTPKISPRDELTVGDVGYLSAAIKTVGDTRVGDTITLAENPADKALEGYRKMNPMVFCGLYPIDTSKYNDLREALEKLELNDSALEYEAETSQALGFGYRCGFLGLLHMEIIQERIEREFNIDLITTAPSVIYNVVLTDGSEMKVDNPSMMPDAQKTEYVEEPYVKASIMVPNDYVGAVMELCQKKRGNFLTMDYLDSSRVNILYELPLAEIVYDFFDQLKSGTKGYASLDYELIGYKKSKLNKMDILLNGETVDALSFIVHRDFAYDRGKAIVEKLRSLIPRQQFEVPVQAAIGQKIIARSTIKSMGKNVLAKCYGGDISRKRKLLEKQKEGKKKMKQVGSVEVPQEAFMAVLRMDEE, encoded by the coding sequence ATGAATCATCAACAAAAATTGGATCGACAGAAAAACATACGAAACTTTTCTATTATTGCTCATATCGACCATGGGAAATCCACTCTCGCGGATCGCTTGCTTGAAAAAACAGAAACCATTACTGCGCGAGAAATGAAATCTCAAACCCTCGACTCGATGGATCTCGAAAGGGAACGTGGAATTACCATTAAACTGAATGCGGTTCAGATTTCATATACTGCAAAAGATGGAGAAGATTATACCTTCCACTTAATTGATACACCAGGTCACGTCGACTTTACGTACGAAGTTTCACGGAGTCTTGCTGCTTGTGAAGGAGCCATTCTTGTGGTCGACGCGGCTCAGGGAATCGAAGCACAGACGCTTGCGAATGTATACTTAGCTCTTGACAATGATTTGGAAATCTTACCGGTCATCAATAAAATCGATTTGCCTGCAGCTGATCCAGAACGTGTGAAAGACGAAATCGAAAATGTAATCGGCATCGATGCATCAGAAGCAGTCCTGGCATCAGCAAAATCAGGAATTGGGATTGAAGATATCCTCGAACAAATCGTTGAAAAAGTACCAGCGCCAATTGGGGACCCGAGTGCACCGTTGAAAGCGTTGATTTTCGACTCTCATTATGATCAGTACAAAGGAGTCATCGTTAACATACGTATCATGGAAGGTTCCGTTAAACCGGGCGATACCATTCGTATGATGGCAACTGGGAAAGAATTCGAAGTTGTGGATCTTGGAGTCTTCACTCCGAAAATCTCTCCACGCGATGAACTGACTGTTGGGGATGTTGGGTATTTGTCAGCAGCTATTAAAACAGTCGGGGACACACGAGTGGGAGATACCATTACTCTTGCAGAAAACCCAGCGGACAAAGCATTAGAAGGATATCGTAAGATGAATCCAATGGTGTTCTGCGGATTATATCCGATTGATACTTCAAAGTATAATGATTTACGTGAAGCGCTGGAGAAGCTGGAGCTGAACGACTCCGCGTTGGAGTACGAAGCTGAGACTTCTCAAGCCCTAGGTTTTGGGTATCGCTGCGGATTCTTAGGATTGCTTCATATGGAGATTATCCAAGAGCGTATTGAAAGAGAATTCAATATCGACTTAATCACAACAGCACCGAGTGTAATTTACAATGTTGTTCTGACGGATGGCAGTGAAATGAAAGTCGATAATCCATCAATGATGCCAGATGCACAAAAAACGGAATACGTGGAAGAACCTTATGTGAAAGCATCTATTATGGTACCGAATGATTATGTAGGAGCAGTTATGGAACTTTGCCAAAAAAAACGCGGTAATTTCCTAACGATGGACTACTTGGATTCTTCACGTGTCAATATTTTATATGAACTGCCATTAGCGGAAATCGTGTATGATTTCTTTGATCAGTTGAAGTCCGGGACTAAAGGTTACGCTTCACTTGATTATGAATTGATTGGCTATAAGAAATCCAAGTTGAACAAGATGGATATCTTGTTGAACGGCGAAACAGTTGACGCACTGAGCTTCATCGTACACCGTGATTTCGCATACGATCGCGGGAAAGCAATTGTTGAAAAGCTCAGATCTCTGATCCCGCGCCAGCAATTCGAAGTTCCTGTACAAGCTGCGATTGGACAAAAAATCATCGCTCGTTCGACGATCAAGTCGATGGGTAAAAACGTTCTTGCGAAATGTTATGGCGGTGACATCTCACGAAAGAGAAAACTTCTTGAAAAGCAAAAAGAAGGTAAGAAGAAGATGAAACAAGTAGGATCTGTAGAAGTGCCTCAAGAAGCATTCATGGCAGTCCTGCGTATGGACGAAGAATAA
- the hemW gene encoding radical SAM family heme chaperone HemW, translated as MRGIYIHIPFCHQICHYCDFNKVFFENQPVDEYIETIDKELTILKQSGTDFTKVETVFFGGGTPTALSAKQLDRLLEIVHSHVSVMNLTEFSTEANPDELTLDKLNVLKNGQVKRLSLGVQSFDEDLLKKIGRSHSPKQAIDVVNNARRTGFENISIDLIYALPGQTQAQWQNTLDQALALELPHYSGYSLIIEPKTVFYNLMNKGRLPLPGEDEETVMFSELINQMEKSGRSQYEISNFAIPGRESIHNMIYWENDEYAGIGAGAHGYLGGVRYANIAPLKRYMEHVETGDLPIIEKNTVTPNESMEEEMFLGLRKTEGVSIKHFAEKFGVTLEEKYGAVIQDLIKKDLVERHENRIRLTRNGIFKGNEAFQQFLG; from the coding sequence ATGAGAGGTATCTACATCCACATCCCATTCTGCCACCAAATCTGCCACTATTGCGATTTCAATAAAGTGTTTTTTGAAAACCAGCCAGTGGACGAATACATTGAGACGATTGACAAAGAGCTAACGATCCTAAAACAAAGCGGTACCGATTTTACTAAAGTTGAAACGGTATTCTTTGGAGGAGGCACTCCTACAGCACTATCCGCAAAACAGCTGGATCGATTACTCGAAATAGTTCACAGCCATGTAAGTGTCATGAATCTGACAGAGTTTTCAACTGAGGCAAATCCCGATGAGTTAACATTGGATAAACTGAACGTATTGAAAAATGGCCAAGTAAAACGTTTAAGTCTTGGTGTGCAGTCCTTTGATGAAGACCTTCTTAAAAAGATAGGACGTTCCCACAGTCCGAAACAAGCGATAGATGTTGTCAATAATGCAAGACGAACAGGGTTCGAAAACATCAGTATAGATTTAATCTACGCATTGCCTGGCCAGACACAAGCTCAATGGCAAAACACATTAGACCAAGCATTGGCACTTGAGCTTCCTCATTATTCCGGGTATTCACTAATTATAGAACCGAAGACGGTATTCTATAATTTGATGAACAAAGGACGGCTGCCGTTACCAGGTGAAGATGAAGAGACAGTCATGTTTTCAGAACTAATCAATCAAATGGAGAAGTCCGGCAGATCACAATATGAAATCAGTAATTTCGCAATTCCTGGCCGGGAGTCTATTCACAATATGATTTATTGGGAAAATGATGAATACGCTGGAATCGGCGCTGGTGCACATGGTTATCTTGGCGGAGTGCGCTATGCAAACATTGCACCGCTTAAACGCTATATGGAACATGTAGAAACTGGAGACTTGCCGATTATAGAAAAGAACACTGTGACTCCCAATGAAAGCATGGAGGAAGAAATGTTCCTTGGCCTGCGAAAAACTGAAGGGGTATCCATAAAACATTTCGCAGAAAAGTTCGGGGTTACATTAGAAGAAAAGTATGGAGCAGTCATACAGGATCTTATAAAAAAAGACTTGGTTGAACGGCATGAAAATCGAATACGTCTAACGCGAAATGGAATTTTTAAGGGCAATGAAGCGTTTCAACAATTTCTTGGCTAA
- the hrcA gene encoding heat-inducible transcriptional repressor HrcA, translated as MLTNRQLLILQLTVNDFIESAQPVGSRQLSKKEEAPFSPATIRNEMADLEEMGFLEKPHTSSGRVPSEKGYRFYVDHLLTPQKLKMEDNLQLRSIFQEKVLEAEVLIRNSASILSELTNYTTVLLGPDTTAHKVKRFSIVPLSGTKAVAIMVTDSGRVENHVFDASDGLSPSDIEKMVNLLNERLVGTPLSEIPRKLATESKMLFERHVKNAGNILTSIQGAMAGKSEERLFYSGQMNMMKQPEFNDVQKVKTFLEAIEQGMPLTLFKNDLAGIQVRIGSENNEHTLDDFSVITTAYAVGTDMTGSIAIIGPKRMDYGRVITLLDILSDDLSSALARLTIDARTDRRNES; from the coding sequence ATGTTGACAAACAGACAATTGCTTATCTTGCAACTGACGGTTAACGACTTCATCGAATCCGCTCAGCCTGTGGGCTCCCGGCAGCTTTCCAAAAAGGAGGAAGCTCCTTTTAGTCCGGCGACCATCCGAAATGAGATGGCGGATCTTGAAGAAATGGGTTTTCTTGAGAAACCCCATACATCTTCCGGAAGGGTTCCTTCTGAAAAAGGATATCGATTTTATGTCGACCACTTGCTGACACCTCAAAAGTTGAAAATGGAGGATAACCTTCAATTACGCTCAATCTTTCAGGAGAAAGTGCTGGAAGCGGAAGTACTCATTAGAAATTCAGCATCTATTCTTTCGGAACTGACAAACTATACGACTGTTTTACTTGGTCCGGATACTACGGCTCATAAAGTGAAGCGGTTTTCAATAGTTCCACTGTCAGGGACGAAAGCAGTTGCCATTATGGTAACAGATAGCGGAAGAGTAGAGAATCATGTTTTCGATGCATCTGACGGATTATCGCCATCGGATATTGAGAAAATGGTCAATCTCTTGAATGAGCGGCTAGTCGGAACACCGCTGTCTGAAATACCGCGCAAACTAGCTACTGAATCGAAAATGCTATTTGAACGTCATGTCAAAAATGCAGGTAATATACTTACCTCCATTCAAGGCGCAATGGCAGGGAAATCTGAAGAACGGCTATTTTATAGCGGTCAGATGAACATGATGAAGCAACCGGAATTTAATGATGTACAAAAAGTGAAAACGTTTTTAGAAGCTATTGAACAAGGAATGCCGCTCACATTGTTCAAAAATGATCTTGCTGGCATACAAGTGCGTATCGGCTCTGAAAACAATGAGCATACATTAGATGACTTTAGTGTAATCACAACAGCGTACGCAGTTGGCACCGATATGACAGGCTCGATTGCAATTATCGGGCCAAAACGCATGGATTATGGAAGAGTGATTACATTGCTGGATATTTTAAGCGATGATCTTTCTAGCGCACTGGCAAGACTCACAATTGATGCAAGAACGGACAGGAGGAACGAATCATGA
- the grpE gene encoding nucleotide exchange factor GrpE: MTEKNQTSEELETETSVHQDEAVTAETVEEDSVEVEEQPALTAEELKDAEIEELKTKLQEEENRRLRVLADLDNARRRAALDKEALQKYRSQEVLTNLVPVLDNFERGLSVKAESDDAKSLLTGMEMVFRSLEEALKSSGLTEIEAAGIEFDPNFHQAVMTDSDDNYPSGSVLEVLQKGYTLKDRVLRPAMVKVNE, from the coding sequence ATGACAGAAAAAAACCAAACATCTGAAGAGCTGGAAACTGAAACTTCTGTACATCAGGACGAAGCAGTGACTGCTGAAACAGTTGAAGAAGACTCAGTTGAGGTGGAAGAACAACCTGCACTTACAGCAGAAGAACTTAAGGATGCTGAAATTGAAGAGTTAAAGACAAAGTTGCAGGAAGAAGAGAACAGACGACTGCGTGTCTTAGCAGACTTGGATAATGCACGCCGAAGAGCAGCGCTGGATAAAGAAGCCTTGCAAAAGTACCGGTCACAGGAAGTATTGACGAACCTTGTTCCTGTACTGGATAACTTCGAACGCGGACTCTCGGTGAAAGCCGAAAGCGATGATGCGAAGTCACTTCTAACTGGAATGGAAATGGTCTTCCGGAGTTTGGAAGAAGCCTTGAAATCATCGGGATTAACTGAAATTGAGGCAGCTGGAATCGAATTTGATCCAAATTTCCACCAGGCAGTAATGACGGATTCCGATGACAATTATCCATCAGGATCTGTGCTTGAAGTTCTACAAAAAGGGTATACGTTGAAAGATCGCGTACTCAGACCGGCAATGGTTAAAGTAAACGAATAA